One Cryptomeria japonica chromosome 9, Sugi_1.0, whole genome shotgun sequence genomic window carries:
- the LOC131077028 gene encoding flavonol synthase/flavanone 3-hydroxylase-like produces MASITEHYVQNLTQVPREFLFQGKDRPLFEHGVFQELPLVDMSEPPEQIIQKISAACQEWGFFQVVNHGIPLDVVENARKAARGFFELPVEEKMKWARDEGKTDQIAGYGRTKGFRGQHNDWMDSLYAFLAPDSLKAPHLWPSTPTDYRETIEELGKESNKLLMHLLSIISEDLGMPTEVLGKEFAGYNLFYRANYYPPLPHPDKVLGTHAHTDHGAITILVQDNLCDGLQVEKKSGGWISVAPLPGALVINLGESLVKVSRGKYRIALHRGVVTNKTTAMTFVLHLDPPLTLPSN; encoded by the exons ATGGCAAGCATAACAGAGCATTATGTTCAGAACCTCACTCAAGTGCCTCGGGAGTTTCTTTTTCAAGGCAAAGACAGGCCCTTGTTTGAACATGGTGTGTTTCAGGAGCTGCCCTTGGTTGACATGAGTGAGCCTCCTGAGCAAATAATCCAGAAAATTTCTGCTGCTTGTCAGGAATGGGGATTCTTCCAG GTGGTGAATCATGGTATTCCTCTAGATGTGGtggagaatgcaaggaaagcagcAAGAGGCTTCTTTGAGCTTCCAGTAGAGGAAAAAATGAAATGGGCTCGAGATGAAGGGAAAACAGATCAGATTGCTGGTTATGGACGTACAAAGGGCTTCAGAGGGCAGCATAATGATTGGATGGATTCGCTCTATGCCTTCCTTGCTCCTGATTCGCTTAAAGCTCCCCATCTGTGGCCCTCAACGCCCACAGACTATAG AGAAACAATAGAAGAGCTTGGAAAGGAATCTAACAAGCTTTTAATGCATTTGCTGAGTATAATATCGGAAGATTTGGGGATGCCCACTGAGGTTCTAGGCAAGGAATTTGCAGGTTACAATCTGTTCTACAGGGCGAATTATTACCCGCCATTACCACATCCAGATAAGGTGCTGGGCACTCATGCACACACAGACCATGGTGCAATTACTATACTTGTTCAAGATAATTTGtgtgatggattacaagttgagaaaaAAAGTGGAGGTTGGATCTCCGTTGCTCCTCTTCCTGGAGCTCTTGTTATCAATCTGGGCGAGTCCCTTGTA AAAGTGAGTAGAGGTAAGTACAGAATTGCTCTGCATAGAGGAGTGGTGACAAACAAAACTACAGCCATGACATTTGTGCTTCACTTGGATCCTCCGCTCACTCTTCCGTCTAATTAA